From the genome of Botrytis cinerea B05.10 chromosome 7, complete sequence:
AATTCGCCATCGCTACGTGTTTCAACATTATTCTATACTTTCTCTCTGGCCTGAAAAGGGAAGCAGGTGCATTCTttgtcttttttctctttaaTTTTGTTGCAATTTTGACGGTAAGCATCCCTTTCACGTATAAGTCATTTCACAATACTAATAAACATTATAGATGAGTCAAATATACCGCAGTATTGCAGCAGCAACGAAAACTATATCCCAAGCATTAGCCATAGCTGGTGTGGCCACACTTGCGATTGTCATCTACACAGGTTTCGTCATTCCTAGACCACTAATGCATCCTTGGTTCAAATGGATTTCATGGATCAATCCAGTTGCGTATGCATTCGAAGCTTTATTCGTCAATGAACTTCACGGCAAAGAGTTTGTTTGTTCGACTTTAGTACCAACAGGTCCTGGCTATGTTCAAGCCGGCAATAACTTTGTTTGCGCTGTCGCAGGCTCTGTTGTTGGCGCAACTACTGTCAGTGGTGATGATTATTTGCAAGCACAATTTCAATACTCTTACTCCCACATCTGGCGTAATTTGGGATTCTTGTTTGCAttcatgattttctttttagcTTTTTACCTCCTTGCGACAGAGTTCAATGCATCCACAGACAGCAAGGCCGAAGTGTTAGTCTTTCGTCGTGGGCATGTACCAACGAACTTGTTGGCCGCCGAGAAAGCTGCAAAGAACGACGAAGAAGCACATGCCGGGAATGGTTCTGCTGTCAAGGAAGGCAACTCGGACAAACAAGGAGATGAAGTTCAAGCATTAGCCCCTCAAACGGACATTTTCACATGGAAAGATGTTTGTTATGACATTAAGATCAAGAATGAGCCTCGCAGGCTTCTTGATAATGTGTCCGGATGGGTCAAGCCTGGTACTCTAACCGCTTTGATGGGTGTTTCTGGTGCAGGAAAAACAACTTTACTTGACGTCCTTGCCCAAAGAGTCTCCATGGGTGTAATCACAGGTGATATGTTGGTTAGCGGCAAACCCCTCGACGCATCCTTTCAACGAAAGACCGGATACGTTCAACAACAAGATTTACATCTTGAAACTACAACTGTTAGAGAAGCTCTTCGATTTTCCGCCATGCTACGTCAACCAAAAACCGTttccaagaaagaaaagtatgATTTTGTGGAAGAGGTTATCAAGATGTTAAACATGGAAGAATTCTCGGAAGCAGTGGTTGGTGTTCCAGGTGAGGGATTGAATGTGGAACAACGAAAGTTATTGACTATTGGTGTCGAATTGGCTGCTAAACCTGCactcttgctcttcttggACGAGCCTACTTCCGGTCTGGATTCACAATCTTCATGGGcaattgtttcttttttgagaAAGTTAGCCGACAATGGTCAGGCGGTCTTGGCTACTATCCATCAACCTAGTGCTATTCTATTTCAAGAATTCGATCGATTACTATTCTTAGCAAAAGGAGGAAGAACTGTTTATTTTGGAGATATCGGTCATAACTCGGAGACTTTACtcaattattttgaatctcATGGTGCTGCCAAATGTGGGGAGGATGAGAATCCAGCAGAATATATGCTGACAATGGTTGGTGCTGGTGCACAAGGAAAATCTACTCAAGATTGGTAAGACTAAACCTCGTTCCATTATATCATTGAGACTAATTCAATATAGGCATGAAGTATGGAAAGCAAGTGATGAAGCCAAAGGTATCCAAACAGAAATTTCACGCATTCAACAAGAAATGGGCCATCAGCCATCTCAAGATGATAGTAATTCCCATGGCGAGTTCGCTATGCCGTTCACCGTTCAACTTCTTGAGGTCATGAAGCGTGTATTCCAACAATACTGGCGTACTCCGGGTTATGTATACTCAAAACTTGTTCTTGGTGTGGCATCCGCTCTCTTCattggattttctttcttccacgCCGATGCATCTCAACAAGGTCTTCAAGATGTTATCTTTTCCATATTCATGATAACAACTATCTTTACCACCCTCGTACAACAGATCATGCCAAGATTCATTCTACAAAGAGATCTTTATGAGGTTCGAGAAAGACCATCAAAAGCATACAGTTGGAAAGCTTTCATTATCGCTAATATCGCCGTTGAAATTCCATATCAAATTATCCTTGGTATCATGGTATTTGCGTCCTACTTTTATCCGATTTATACCAAAAATGGTATTCCACCCTCGGGTCGCCAAGGACttattctcctcctccttattcaattctttgtCTTTGCTAGCACATTCGCACATATGCTTATTTCCGCTCTCCCGGATGCTGAAACTGCTGGTAACATTGCAACACTGATGTTCTCACTTACCCTTACCTTCAATGGAGTCTTTCAACCCCCACAAGCTCTTCCTGGATTTTGGATCTTCATGTATCGTGTTTCGCCTTTAACTTGTAAGTTCTTTTTCTGGCCCTTATCgttgaatataaattctaacaCAAATTCAGATCTTGTTTCAGCTATCGCATCTACTGGTCTCTCCGGTCGTCAAGTAATCTGTTCCGATAACGAACTCGCAGTTATGCAACCACCCGCTGGCGATACTTGTGGTAGCTACCTCCAGTCATATGCCACAGCAGCTGGAGGCTCGATCTATAA
Proteins encoded in this window:
- the Bmr3 gene encoding Bmr3; protein product: MASASDHDHHDYFLERSENILDPQPQSISNHQQDVERPESSSSDDSLDPDTTLEPVLTNETAREPQFEPIRAGDREQLQKIASGFGGSQLGRSLTNATAGTHELEKQDTLYGVKLGDSTLDPNSPDFDVYKWAKMMMRLVDENGVIQRRAGIVFKNLKVCGSGSAINVQKNVGSLLMAPLRFKEFIGKGPEKTILNDFNGVLKSGEMLIVLGRPGSGCSTFLKSLMGELYGLDMKAQSEIHYNGITQKQMLKQFRGEIVYNQEVDKHFPHLTVGETLEFAASVRTPQQRLVEGTTRSAWAKHMTKVVMAIYGLSHTYNTKVGNDFVRGVSGGERKRVSIAEMALAGSPIASWDNATRGLDAATALEFTKSLRMTANLSGSCHLVAIYQASQQIYDQFDKAIVLYEGRQIYYGPCDQAKQYFEDMGWECPSRQTTGDFLTSITNPSERKARPGYENKVPRTPEEFEKYFKDSKIFQRMMSEMKSHEEEFPMGGKTLEQFKASRKGMQADHLRPESPYTVSIVMQTKLCARRAVQRLWNDKTSTITTIVGQIAMALIIGSIFYNTPSNTASFFQKGGVLFFAVLLNALIAISEINTLYSQRPIVEKQASYAFYHPFTEALAGVVVDIPVKFAIATCFNIILYFLSGLKREAGAFFVFFLFNFVAILTMSQIYRSIAAATKTISQALAIAGVATLAIVIYTGFVIPRPLMHPWFKWISWINPVAYAFEALFVNELHGKEFVCSTLVPTGPGYVQAGNNFVCAVAGSVVGATTVSGDDYLQAQFQYSYSHIWRNLGFLFAFMIFFLAFYLLATEFNASTDSKAEVLVFRRGHVPTNLLAAEKAAKNDEEAHAGNGSAVKEGNSDKQGDEVQALAPQTDIFTWKDVCYDIKIKNEPRRLLDNVSGWVKPGTLTALMGVSGAGKTTLLDVLAQRVSMGVITGDMLVSGKPLDASFQRKTGYVQQQDLHLETTTVREALRFSAMLRQPKTVSKKEKYDFVEEVIKMLNMEEFSEAVVGVPGEGLNVEQRKLLTIGVELAAKPALLLFLDEPTSGLDSQSSWAIVSFLRKLADNGQAVLATIHQPSAILFQEFDRLLFLAKGGRTVYFGDIGHNSETLLNYFESHGAAKCGEDENPAEYMLTMVGAGAQGKSTQDWHEVWKASDEAKGIQTEISRIQQEMGHQPSQDDSNSHGEFAMPFTVQLLEVMKRVFQQYWRTPGYVYSKLVLGVASALFIGFSFFHADASQQGLQDVIFSIFMITTIFTTLVQQIMPRFILQRDLYEVRERPSKAYSWKAFIIANIAVEIPYQIILGIMVFASYFYPIYTKNGIPPSGRQGLILLLLIQFFVFASTFAHMLISALPDAETAGNIATLMFSLTLTFNGVFQPPQALPGFWIFMYRVSPLTYLVSAIASTGLSGRQVICSDNELAVMQPPAGDTCGSYLQSYATAAGGSIYNPEAMADCQYCSSSNADQFLSSVAISYTTRWRDYGIVFVYIFFNIFMAVLLYYLIRVRKSSGKSLKEKFGALGALFKKN